A single window of bacterium DNA harbors:
- the rsmB gene encoding 16S rRNA (cytosine(967)-C(5))-methyltransferase RsmB — translation MTNDSHSLPPLYTGVRGIAVKILTRVERTDAYLDKLLDIELETGDLNPPDKRLLNELVHGVLRNQSKLDWVLTGFYHGQYSKVAPNVRNALRVALYQILFLTRIPHHAAVNEAVEFVKKYRGQRLADTMNGLLRNIARNVENIRYPLATNDEVQYLSVVHSHPSWIVKRWHARYGFEETESLCKANNMRPFLTLRPNRLKTNYKEFVNELVEVGIDYRRCFYMRDYVTVRNLPNIRHARLFTEGLFSIQDESAGLVGTLLDPKPGETVIDLCSAPGGKALHAAENMQNNGRIIAVDRYDVRLNLVKQYAERIGVGILETVEGDATTIELEPADKVLVDAPCSGLGTLSKKPDIKWKRDSDDIVNLTKTQSAILDNAAKLVKPGGVLVYSTCTVEPQENHEIVRAFLKAHPEFSLVHAAEFVPNRVVDRDGFLATYPHKHRMDGAFGARMVKRSDQESPSE, via the coding sequence TCGAACTGGAAACCGGCGATCTCAATCCCCCGGACAAACGTCTGCTCAACGAACTCGTGCACGGTGTGCTGCGCAATCAGTCGAAGCTCGACTGGGTGCTTACGGGTTTCTATCACGGACAGTATTCGAAAGTCGCACCGAACGTGCGCAATGCTCTGCGTGTGGCTCTGTACCAGATCCTCTTTCTCACGCGCATTCCGCATCATGCGGCAGTGAATGAGGCGGTTGAATTCGTGAAGAAATACCGTGGCCAGCGCCTGGCAGATACGATGAACGGACTTCTTCGGAACATCGCCCGGAATGTAGAGAACATCCGCTATCCGCTGGCGACAAACGACGAGGTACAGTATCTCTCCGTTGTTCATTCGCATCCATCCTGGATCGTCAAGCGGTGGCATGCACGCTACGGGTTCGAGGAAACGGAATCACTGTGCAAGGCAAACAACATGCGGCCGTTCCTCACTTTGCGCCCGAACCGTCTGAAGACGAACTACAAGGAGTTCGTCAACGAGTTGGTGGAAGTCGGTATTGACTACCGTCGCTGTTTCTACATGCGTGATTATGTGACCGTCCGTAATCTCCCCAATATCCGCCACGCGCGGCTGTTCACGGAAGGACTGTTCAGCATTCAGGATGAGAGTGCCGGACTTGTTGGGACGCTTCTGGATCCGAAGCCGGGAGAGACCGTCATAGACCTTTGCTCTGCTCCCGGAGGCAAAGCACTGCATGCCGCGGAGAATATGCAGAACAATGGACGCATCATTGCTGTCGATCGTTATGATGTGCGCCTGAACCTCGTCAAGCAGTATGCCGAACGCATCGGTGTTGGAATTCTTGAGACAGTGGAAGGAGATGCCACGACGATCGAGCTTGAACCTGCGGACAAGGTTCTGGTCGATGCTCCATGCTCCGGTCTCGGGACGCTCAGCAAAAAGCCGGATATCAAGTGGAAACGTGATTCCGACGATATCGTCAACCTGACGAAGACGCAATCGGCCATTCTCGACAACGCGGCGAAACTCGTCAAGCCCGGTGGCGTGCTCGTCTATAGTACCTGCACCGTCGAACCGCAGGAGAATCACGAGATCGTCCGCGCGTTCCTCAAGGCGCACCCTGAATTCTCCCTCGTGCATGCCGCGGAATTTGTCCCCAACAGGGTTGTCGATCGCGACGGTTTCCTTGCCACCTATCCGCACAAGCACCGCATGGACGGCGCGTTCGGCGCCCGCATGGTGAAGCGCAGCGATCAGGAATCGCCCAGCGAATAA